From Candidatus Nomurabacteria bacterium, one genomic window encodes:
- a CDS encoding DUF2061 domain-containing protein yields MVKTISFAIMHFSIAFTVAYQLTGDVVVGAAIALVEPVVNTVAYYFHEEVWQRICRWKFNRSLMTI; encoded by the coding sequence ATGGTAAAGACTATTTCGTTCGCAATCATGCATTTCTCGATCGCGTTTACGGTCGCGTATCAGCTGACCGGAGATGTGGTCGTCGGTGCGGCGATTGCGCTGGTAGAGCCGGTGGTGAACACCGTTGCATATTACTTCCACGAGGAAGTATGGCAGCGGATTTGCCGCTGGAAGTTCAACCGCAGTCTGATGACGATCTGA
- a CDS encoding type IV secretion system DNA-binding domain-containing protein yields MTTFDPEKITFFARTDARGQDVSFGIKARDRQRHMYVVGKTGMGKSTLLENMAAQDILNGEGMAFIDPHGSAAETLLGYVPEHRVKDVVYFAPFDLDYPVSFNVMEDVGPDKRHLVVSGLMSTFKKIWVDAWSARMEYILTNALLVLIEYPDTTLLSVNRLFTDKAYREKVVDYCKDPAVKSFWVDEFANYTDRFAAEALPAIQNKIGQFTGNPLIRNIIGQPHSSFDIRKMMDEKKILIMNLSKGLIGETNANLLGSMLTTRIYLAAMSRADLPVEQMKQMPNFYFYVDEFQSFANSTFANILSEARKYHLNLIIAHQYIAQMEEEVRDAVFGNVGTTIAFRVGPFDAEVLETVFAPRFEANDLVNLGFAQIYLTLMIDGIGSQPFSAKTLPPVQLPPVSCRDMVIDASRKHFASRREEIEKQVVESSTPDRVEAPKKNSAGNNKRPDNGNGQFRGSGNNNNARGNYSGPERRQSNNRPPVPEKTPDDLRKILAGMTSGGNSGGEKQSNSVSVSTESISEQPAKEVSVEIEKARPAPESAGQQFEKKTLDRPVSERPLASQHTERDQNNDVRRSRTDGQKREDRQSEQKGKGDRSRNKNKKKRDGKPEERSRNDRPRLEKKESSDTNDLKSALADVLQKVKEASPQKTEPTPQIETVSKQTPQPSVNNEGVPANSPAQQVLAPVVTPTPQSVVMPAPSTDEVRRVVLAHRNRVPQPASAAVEPQHIAAPQSVDVAPASQEMQVPAPRPVSAFTPVSQEPPAEDVKGQLTADIAEIKRMLRQADRDSSPFS; encoded by the coding sequence ATGACAACCTTTGATCCAGAAAAGATCACGTTTTTTGCGCGCACTGATGCGCGTGGTCAAGACGTGTCTTTTGGTATTAAAGCCAGAGACCGTCAACGTCACATGTATGTGGTAGGGAAGACTGGTATGGGAAAGTCAACACTGCTTGAGAATATGGCAGCGCAGGATATTCTCAATGGCGAAGGCATGGCGTTTATCGATCCGCACGGATCTGCGGCGGAGACTTTGCTCGGATATGTACCAGAACATCGAGTGAAAGACGTTGTCTACTTTGCGCCGTTTGACCTAGACTATCCGGTTTCATTCAATGTCATGGAAGATGTTGGTCCAGACAAGCGTCACTTGGTGGTGTCTGGTCTCATGTCGACCTTCAAGAAGATCTGGGTCGACGCCTGGTCAGCGCGTATGGAGTACATTTTGACCAACGCCCTCTTGGTGTTGATCGAGTATCCAGACACCACGCTTTTATCGGTGAACCGTCTGTTCACCGATAAGGCGTATCGAGAGAAGGTGGTTGATTATTGTAAGGACCCGGCAGTTAAGTCGTTTTGGGTAGACGAGTTTGCCAACTATACTGATCGCTTTGCTGCCGAAGCGTTGCCAGCGATTCAGAACAAGATCGGGCAGTTTACCGGCAACCCACTCATCCGTAACATCATTGGTCAGCCACATTCAAGTTTTGATATTCGGAAGATGATGGATGAGAAGAAGATTCTCATTATGAACCTCTCAAAAGGGCTCATTGGTGAGACAAATGCAAACCTGCTTGGTTCGATGCTCACTACTCGAATCTACCTTGCGGCTATGAGTCGAGCAGATCTTCCGGTTGAACAGATGAAGCAGATGCCAAACTTCTACTTCTACGTGGACGAGTTTCAGAGTTTTGCGAACTCCACTTTTGCGAACATTCTCTCTGAGGCGCGTAAGTATCACCTGAACCTCATTATCGCGCATCAGTACATCGCGCAGATGGAAGAGGAGGTGCGCGATGCGGTGTTTGGTAACGTCGGTACCACGATCGCGTTTCGCGTTGGTCCGTTTGATGCGGAGGTACTCGAGACAGTCTTTGCACCACGCTTTGAAGCGAACGATCTGGTAAATCTTGGCTTTGCCCAGATCTATCTTACCCTCATGATCGATGGTATCGGTTCGCAGCCATTTTCCGCGAAGACGTTACCTCCAGTACAACTACCGCCGGTGTCATGTCGAGACATGGTGATCGATGCAAGTCGAAAACATTTCGCGAGTAGAAGGGAAGAGATAGAAAAACAGGTTGTTGAGTCGAGTACTCCAGATCGAGTAGAAGCGCCGAAGAAAAACTCGGCGGGTAATAACAAACGGCCAGACAATGGCAACGGACAGTTCCGTGGTAGTGGGAACAATAATAATGCGCGAGGGAACTATAGTGGGCCTGAGCGTCGGCAATCAAACAATCGCCCGCCTGTTCCAGAAAAGACACCCGACGACCTGCGGAAGATCTTGGCAGGAATGACTAGCGGAGGGAACTCGGGAGGTGAAAAGCAGAGTAATTCTGTGTCGGTAAGTACAGAGTCGATCTCAGAACAGCCAGCGAAAGAAGTATCTGTAGAGATTGAGAAGGCAAGGCCAGCTCCAGAGTCAGCAGGGCAGCAGTTTGAAAAGAAAACTTTAGATCGTCCAGTATCAGAAAGACCGCTTGCCTCTCAGCACACGGAACGTGATCAAAATAATGATGTTCGCCGTTCTCGTACTGATGGACAGAAGCGTGAAGATCGACAGTCAGAGCAGAAGGGTAAAGGGGATCGATCTCGTAACAAGAACAAAAAGAAGCGAGACGGTAAACCAGAGGAACGAAGTAGGAATGATCGACCAAGACTAGAGAAAAAAGAGTCGTCTGACACAAATGATCTTAAGAGTGCTTTGGCTGACGTGTTGCAGAAGGTTAAAGAAGCCTCTCCGCAAAAAACAGAACCCACCCCTCAGATAGAGACAGTTTCAAAACAAACGCCACAGCCTTCTGTGAACAATGAGGGTGTTCCAGCTAACTCACCTGCACAACAGGTACTTGCACCTGTAGTCACTCCGACGCCACAAAGTGTAGTTATGCCAGCTCCGTCTACTGATGAGGTGCGACGAGTTGTGCTCGCGCATCGTAATCGTGTACCACAACCAGCTTCTGCAGCAGTTGAGCCGCAGCATATTGCGGCGCCACAGTCTGTCGACGTTGCTCCGGCATCTCAAGAAATGCAAGTGCCAGCTCCTCGTCCAGTTTCCGCATTTACACCGGTGTCGCAAGAGCCTCCCGCAGAAGACGTAAAAGGACAGTTGACTGCTGATATAGCTGAGATCAAGCGCATGCTTCGTCAAGCCGATCGAGACAGTTCACCATTTAGCTAG
- a CDS encoding methionine adenosyltransferase domain-containing protein has product MFKTAECVSPKHPDKLCDRISDAILDAYLTEDPKSRVAVETVGSHGKILVTGEVTSNATEVNVTKIVKEIAGEGHTIDIHIVAQSPEIAQGVDTGGAGDQGIMTGYATRETDTYMPKEYELARNLCQKVYEKYPYDGKTQVTIDEEGNVTSVVTSFQNAPKSDLEQLVKEVIPGVKEYHVNPAGDWNQGGFDADAGLTGRKIIVDNYGPEVAVGGGAFSGKDPSKVDRSAAYMARRIAVDYLEKYPDAKAVLVKLAYAIGHPEALMAVAIVDGVPEQVEGYDLTPSGIRSFLQLDAPIYADTAAWGHFGRGFSWK; this is encoded by the coding sequence ATGTTTAAGACAGCCGAATGTGTGTCACCGAAACACCCAGATAAATTATGTGACCGGATCTCAGATGCGATCCTCGATGCGTACCTTACCGAAGATCCAAAAAGTCGCGTAGCGGTAGAGACAGTTGGTTCGCACGGGAAGATCCTGGTGACCGGAGAAGTGACTTCAAACGCCACTGAGGTGAATGTCACCAAGATCGTAAAAGAGATCGCGGGCGAGGGGCATACGATCGATATTCATATCGTGGCGCAGAGCCCAGAGATCGCGCAAGGGGTCGATACTGGCGGCGCCGGTGATCAGGGAATTATGACTGGCTACGCGACTCGCGAGACAGATACGTACATGCCAAAGGAATATGAACTCGCTCGTAATCTATGCCAGAAGGTTTACGAAAAATATCCGTACGATGGTAAGACGCAGGTGACGATCGATGAAGAGGGTAACGTTACGTCCGTAGTAACGAGTTTTCAGAACGCACCAAAGAGCGATCTTGAACAACTTGTTAAGGAAGTGATACCTGGTGTAAAGGAGTATCACGTAAATCCAGCGGGGGATTGGAATCAGGGTGGTTTTGACGCTGACGCAGGACTCACTGGGCGCAAGATCATTGTCGACAACTATGGACCTGAGGTGGCGGTCGGCGGCGGAGCGTTCTCCGGTAAAGATCCTTCTAAAGTAGATCGCTCAGCCGCCTACATGGCCCGCCGGATCGCGGTCGATTATCTTGAGAAGTACCCGGACGCCAAGGCTGTGCTGGTGAAGCTGGCCTACGCGATCGGACATCCCGAAGCACTCATGGCCGTAGCGATCGTCGATGGGGTGCCTGAGCAAGTGGAAGGGTATGATCTGACTCCTTCGGGTATCCGTTCATTCCTGCAACTAGATGCACCGATCTATGCCGATACAGCGGCATGGGGTCACTTTGGAAGAGGATTTTCTTGGAAGTAG
- the rsmI gene encoding 16S rRNA (cytidine(1402)-2'-O)-methyltransferase: MEPGTLYLVATPIGNLEDITYRAVRILREADYVLCEDTRVTGRLLERYEIEAKLRRYDAHASEQVHSQILEDLLAGKHIALVSDAGTPGVSDPGVLLVQGAREARARVEVIPGSSAVTAAVSLAGIAGNQFTFLGFVPQKKGRQTFFERLPTIEAQPVVFFESTHRIMKTLEALSAAVPTAQVYLARELTKLHETMHIGTAAELHSELEADPVTQKGEFVVLVNCQT; this comes from the coding sequence ATGGAACCAGGAACACTCTATCTTGTAGCGACGCCGATCGGGAATCTTGAAGACATTACGTACCGAGCGGTGCGAATTTTGCGTGAGGCAGACTATGTGCTCTGTGAAGACACACGGGTGACCGGGCGGCTTTTGGAGCGGTATGAGATCGAGGCGAAGCTACGGCGGTATGATGCACATGCCAGCGAGCAAGTGCACTCACAAATACTAGAGGACTTGCTCGCTGGCAAACATATTGCGCTCGTGAGCGATGCGGGCACACCGGGCGTGAGCGATCCGGGGGTGTTGTTGGTGCAGGGCGCGCGCGAAGCGCGCGCCCGAGTCGAAGTCATCCCTGGTTCATCTGCAGTGACCGCTGCAGTATCGCTCGCTGGTATCGCTGGTAATCAGTTCACTTTCCTTGGGTTTGTGCCACAGAAGAAAGGTCGGCAGACGTTCTTCGAACGTCTGCCGACCATCGAAGCACAGCCGGTTGTGTTCTTTGAATCAACGCATCGTATTATGAAAACGCTCGAAGCGCTCTCGGCCGCCGTGCCGACTGCGCAGGTATACCTCGCACGTGAACTCACCAAGCTCCATGAGACCATGCACATCGGCACGGCGGCTGAACTCCACTCCGAACTCGAAGCAGATCCAGTCACTCAAAAAGGTGAATTCGTCGTCCTGGTCAATTGCCAGACGTAG
- a CDS encoding laccase domain-containing protein, giving the protein MQNIVHTEYDGTDRLFTVAMYGPDDGSPARRLAVELGADMEEAFLIKSASTASDTGFRKIWHPTTHAQYPNLFDAYVDAVHLTDPEQSAIHFTADCPVVVIYDAILHQLIATHAGRPAMSPSNEPSGPISNIITDCWRFLNPMDPNEVNVIIVGSIAAEDFRHNHPEARALTKPFEQFGDRAFEDHDLGTIDLPWVITEQLAMYGVPRRQIQMIGPFTSKTSSLASYRRDRTKKRNTIITVLH; this is encoded by the coding sequence ATGCAAAATATTGTTCATACAGAGTACGACGGTACGGATAGGCTGTTTACCGTTGCCATGTATGGGCCAGATGACGGCAGCCCCGCTCGCAGGCTCGCAGTTGAGCTTGGCGCAGACATGGAAGAGGCCTTCCTGATCAAATCAGCTAGCACTGCCAGCGATACAGGTTTCCGTAAGATCTGGCACCCAACCACACACGCACAGTATCCAAATCTGTTTGATGCGTATGTAGACGCAGTACACCTGACAGATCCTGAACAGTCTGCGATCCATTTCACTGCAGATTGTCCGGTGGTAGTGATCTATGACGCCATACTACACCAGCTCATTGCTACGCATGCCGGAAGACCAGCAATGAGTCCAAGTAACGAGCCTAGCGGACCGATCAGCAACATCATCACCGATTGCTGGAGGTTCTTGAATCCAATGGACCCGAATGAGGTCAATGTGATCATTGTTGGTTCAATTGCCGCTGAAGATTTTCGGCATAACCACCCAGAAGCACGAGCACTGACTAAACCGTTTGAGCAGTTTGGAGATAGAGCCTTTGAGGACCACGACCTCGGTACGATCGATCTACCTTGGGTAATCACCGAACAGTTGGCAATGTATGGGGTACCCCGAAGACAGATCCAAATGATCGGTCCCTTCACCTCGAAGACGAGCTCCCTTGCAAGTTACCGGCGAGACCGAACCAAGAAACGAAATACCATCATCACCGTTCTTCACTAA
- the murD gene encoding UDP-N-acetylmuramoyl-L-alanine--D-glutamate ligase: MNYAEYFNGKRVTVMRIGLLGRGVGDAAFLAEMGADVHVVDDAPAEVMQPSVDALKDYPNIRFTFGSYQEEHFTQADYVLVGAGAPLNMPELEAARAAGVELKQSAAWFAELSQVPVIGVTGTRGKSTVTHMIHHVLSEVTGEKILLGGNVRGLSNLQLLKAVQEDSLCVMELDSWQLQGFGWAKISPQIAVFTNFMEDHLNYYMAGGRSKEEAMRLYFADKANIFKYQEETGVLVTTPEVFEWAKQLGSVSVGQEIVLADVSSIPEDSLLSMPGEHNRLNAALAYEALKAVSLGDEEIFAGLASFPGVEGRLQYLGERDGVKIYNDNNATTPQATIRGLQAVGNEDDKNVILIAGGAYKNLDPSPLLEMIPQYCKKVVLLPGTGTDCIKEEIEAEVVGSVESAVKAGLACGEPGDVLLFSPGFASFGLFKNEYERNDAFIEAVDKL, translated from the coding sequence ATGAATTATGCTGAGTATTTTAATGGCAAGCGAGTGACGGTGATGCGCATCGGCTTGTTGGGTCGTGGTGTTGGAGATGCTGCGTTCTTGGCTGAAATGGGTGCCGATGTGCACGTGGTGGATGATGCACCAGCCGAGGTGATGCAACCGTCAGTCGACGCACTGAAAGACTATCCAAACATACGCTTTACGTTTGGGTCGTACCAGGAGGAACATTTTACGCAGGCTGACTATGTGTTGGTGGGAGCTGGTGCGCCACTGAATATGCCGGAGTTAGAAGCCGCGCGTGCCGCTGGGGTCGAACTTAAACAGAGTGCGGCGTGGTTTGCGGAGCTGTCGCAGGTCCCGGTGATCGGAGTGACCGGCACGCGCGGCAAGAGCACGGTGACCCACATGATCCACCACGTACTATCTGAAGTTACTGGTGAGAAGATCTTGCTTGGCGGTAATGTCCGCGGTTTGTCTAACCTGCAGCTTCTCAAGGCAGTACAGGAAGATTCACTTTGCGTGATGGAGCTCGACTCGTGGCAACTGCAAGGCTTCGGCTGGGCGAAGATCAGTCCGCAGATCGCAGTTTTTACTAACTTCATGGAGGATCATCTTAACTACTACATGGCAGGAGGTCGGAGTAAGGAAGAAGCGATGAGGCTCTACTTTGCAGATAAGGCGAACATCTTTAAGTATCAAGAGGAGACTGGTGTATTGGTCACGACTCCAGAGGTCTTTGAATGGGCAAAGCAGCTTGGTAGTGTGTCGGTGGGGCAGGAGATTGTCTTGGCAGATGTTTCGAGTATTCCTGAGGATTCACTACTCTCAATGCCGGGTGAGCATAATCGACTCAATGCAGCACTCGCGTATGAGGCGCTGAAAGCCGTGAGCCTGGGTGACGAAGAGATCTTCGCCGGTCTGGCGAGCTTTCCGGGAGTAGAGGGTCGGTTGCAGTATCTTGGTGAGCGAGATGGTGTAAAGATCTATAACGACAACAATGCTACGACACCGCAGGCGACCATCCGCGGCCTGCAGGCAGTTGGCAATGAAGATGATAAAAATGTGATCTTGATCGCGGGTGGTGCGTACAAAAATCTTGACCCATCTCCGCTTCTTGAGATGATCCCACAGTACTGCAAGAAAGTAGTGTTATTACCTGGCACAGGAACAGACTGTATTAAAGAAGAGATCGAAGCTGAGGTGGTCGGGAGTGTTGAGTCGGCAGTTAAGGCCGGGCTCGCCTGCGGCGAGCCCGGCGACGTCCTCCTATTCTCGCCAGGCTTTGCGTCATTTGGACTATTTAAAAATGAATATGAGCGCAACGATGCATTTATCGAAGCAGTAGACAAACTATAG
- a CDS encoding UMP kinase: MDTHETIVMSVGGSLIVPDQIDTEFLSTFKKFVEAEIAEGRRFIIIAGGGRTARNYQDAAAAVAELATDDLDWMGIHATRLNGHLLRTIFRDSAHRVMLTNPDEILDVPKDEKVVIASGYRPGSSTDLRAVQIAELVGAKKVINLSNIDYVYTDDPRTNPDAKRIENISWGEFRALIPSEWDPGLSAPFDPIAAKAADEKEIEVAIINGNKPDALTDYLHGKEFIGTKIA, translated from the coding sequence ATGGATACACACGAAACGATCGTTATGTCAGTGGGCGGATCGCTCATTGTGCCCGACCAAATCGATACTGAATTCCTCAGTACGTTTAAAAAATTTGTAGAAGCAGAGATCGCCGAAGGAAGGCGATTTATTATTATTGCCGGCGGCGGCCGCACCGCTCGAAATTATCAGGATGCGGCCGCCGCCGTAGCTGAACTCGCCACCGACGACCTCGATTGGATGGGTATCCACGCCACTCGCCTTAATGGCCACCTACTCCGCACCATCTTCCGTGATTCTGCCCACCGCGTGATGCTCACCAATCCAGACGAGATCCTCGATGTACCAAAGGATGAAAAAGTGGTGATCGCGTCTGGCTACCGACCAGGCAGCTCGACCGACCTTCGTGCAGTCCAGATCGCTGAACTCGTCGGTGCTAAGAAAGTGATTAACCTTTCAAATATCGACTACGTCTACACCGACGACCCTCGCACTAACCCAGACGCAAAACGGATCGAAAATATCAGCTGGGGCGAGTTCCGTGCCCTGATCCCAAGTGAGTGGGATCCAGGACTGTCTGCCCCGTTTGATCCGATCGCCGCTAAGGCCGCTGACGAAAAAGAGATCGAGGTTGCCATCATCAATGGCAACAAGCCAGACGCACTGACTGATTATCTCCACGGAAAAGAATTTATTGGAACAAAGATCGCGTAG
- a CDS encoding manganese efflux pump has product MATLSFILFCVGIGISLSIDVFFVTLMKLREKKSLLDWALWVAFLHTLFPNLTFTLGWSIEQLGHWPTIAVSLIGGSLVYIFLYEEFSEKIDKTPIFAPIEKLKDLLGVSRETAGMLVLGTGVSIDSALFGLTFVATKATEGWSLTETYVAIGISGLTVFAVTFLTPQLFHLLAYMAKKLGMSMQEEVAESHFWADLMVFSVIGGFGALAFANVLFSEASILYSMLVSTIFWSLLFYRFRVELMTGECEDAAKVLSK; this is encoded by the coding sequence GTGGCTACATTGTCCTTCATTCTCTTCTGCGTCGGGATCGGCATTTCCCTCTCGATCGATGTGTTCTTTGTCACCTTGATGAAGCTGCGGGAAAAGAAGTCACTGCTTGACTGGGCGCTCTGGGTCGCATTCCTGCACACTCTCTTCCCCAATCTGACCTTCACGCTTGGCTGGTCGATAGAGCAACTCGGTCACTGGCCCACTATAGCAGTGAGCCTCATCGGGGGCTCACTGGTGTATATCTTCCTCTACGAGGAATTCAGCGAGAAGATCGACAAAACACCGATCTTTGCTCCGATCGAAAAGCTAAAAGATCTGCTTGGGGTCTCTCGTGAGACTGCTGGCATGCTCGTCCTTGGTACCGGCGTCAGTATCGACTCTGCACTCTTTGGGCTCACTTTTGTCGCCACCAAAGCGACCGAGGGATGGAGTCTGACTGAGACGTATGTCGCTATCGGGATTTCCGGCCTGACCGTCTTTGCGGTGACCTTCCTGACACCACAGCTGTTTCACTTGCTGGCATACATGGCGAAAAAACTCGGCATGTCGATGCAGGAAGAAGTGGCAGAGTCACACTTCTGGGCCGACCTGATGGTCTTCTCAGTGATCGGTGGCTTTGGCGCACTTGCGTTCGCCAATGTCTTGTTTAGTGAGGCAAGCATCTTGTACAGCATGCTTGTATCGACTATCTTTTGGTCTTTGCTCTTCTATCGCTTCCGCGTTGAGCTCATGACTGGCGAATGCGAAGATGCCGCGAAAGTTCTCTCAAAATAA
- a CDS encoding UDP-N-acetylmuramate--L-alanine ligase: MSTPNINKIQRIHFIGIGGIGMSALARHFLFEKKTVSGSDRSLSPITKALAAEGVQIFGEQVASNITDDIELIVYTEAMSKTHEEMKAARELDVPMMNYFEALGLAMNPYYLIAVAGTHGKTTTSAMITDVFETAEKDPTAVIGSLRATTKSNYRAGKSKYAIVEACEYKRDFLSLKPEVLVITNLEHEHVDYYPDLAAVQRAFRKLAKQVSDTGVIIANITDPNVAPILKGLDVEVVNYMDFVDLELPLKQPGIHNCLNAAAALAVATHEKLDLDAAKNALLHFAGTWRRFEFKGDCNGAPVYDDYGHHPTEIKATIAGARELYPDKRIVVAFQPHTFTRTAALFDDFAKAFSGADSVVFLPIYAARENNETGVSSRELAVKALEYVPESRFAESFEAAEQLLRQQLTDHEVLVVMGAGDVTELASALTR, encoded by the coding sequence ATGTCAACACCGAACATCAATAAGATACAGCGCATTCATTTCATCGGTATTGGAGGAATTGGCATGTCAGCGCTCGCGCGACACTTCCTGTTTGAAAAGAAGACTGTTAGTGGCTCTGACCGCTCACTTTCACCAATTACAAAAGCACTCGCAGCAGAAGGGGTGCAAATTTTTGGTGAGCAGGTTGCCAGTAACATCACTGATGATATTGAGCTTATTGTGTACACCGAAGCAATGTCCAAGACGCATGAGGAGATGAAAGCAGCTCGCGAACTTGATGTGCCGATGATGAACTACTTTGAAGCACTCGGGCTCGCGATGAATCCGTACTATCTCATCGCGGTAGCGGGTACACACGGGAAAACTACTACGAGCGCTATGATCACAGATGTGTTCGAGACAGCGGAGAAAGATCCAACGGCAGTGATCGGCTCGTTACGCGCGACCACTAAGAGTAACTACCGTGCTGGGAAGAGTAAGTACGCGATCGTCGAGGCATGTGAGTATAAGCGCGACTTTTTGAGCTTGAAGCCGGAAGTGTTGGTAATCACCAACCTAGAGCATGAGCATGTCGACTACTACCCAGACCTAGCAGCAGTGCAGCGTGCATTTCGGAAGCTGGCGAAGCAGGTGAGTGATACTGGAGTGATCATCGCAAATATCACTGATCCAAATGTCGCACCGATCCTTAAAGGACTCGATGTTGAAGTGGTGAACTATATGGACTTTGTCGACCTTGAACTGCCGCTCAAACAGCCAGGTATACATAATTGTCTTAACGCTGCCGCGGCGCTTGCGGTGGCAACGCATGAAAAACTCGATCTCGATGCCGCCAAGAATGCCTTACTACATTTTGCGGGTACGTGGCGCCGGTTTGAATTTAAAGGGGATTGTAATGGTGCACCGGTCTACGATGACTACGGCCATCATCCAACCGAGATTAAGGCGACGATCGCGGGTGCGCGCGAGCTCTATCCTGACAAGCGGATCGTGGTCGCATTTCAGCCGCACACGTTTACGCGCACTGCTGCACTCTTTGATGATTTTGCGAAGGCGTTTTCTGGAGCTGATTCGGTAGTATTCTTGCCGATCTACGCAGCGCGTGAAAATAACGAAACGGGCGTCTCGAGTCGTGAGCTCGCGGTGAAGGCACTTGAGTATGTGCCAGAGTCTCGCTTTGCTGAATCCTTTGAAGCTGCCGAGCAGCTCTTACGACAACAGCTGACCGATCACGAAGTGTTGGTGGTAATGGGGGCAGGGGATGTGACTGAGCTTGCTTCGGCGTTGACTCGGTAA
- a CDS encoding L,D-transpeptidase family protein: MSEKSGPTVQLFSYEDDKPREGRGMLIPRKGEKPPQMSFLPASAQSEPSRLLPKVVTTIVAAIAFMVLGTTGYGLVAQSNLAAAPTVTIVDPYTKSVTDLEYGPQVALASNSFFIDTRDAFIEEEMTFIEVDMTQEQVRYFRKGILLQSAEIFKVGDGDSWWNTPSGLYKVEKKEESVFSNIGQVNLPWQLTFQGNFMIHGWPSYPDGVLVDDDTTVGGIRLSDQSAEMLYKNAQIGTPVLVHAVEAEEVDDFVYAPQMPEVDIPHYFVADLDNNTILAASDLDAEAPIASLTKLMTAVVAAENIDLDSRVRVTSPTFVTSLIPRLAERSTVSMYSLMQLLLVESSNEAAETIAGELGRDKFIEAMNAKARQLGMMHTRFADPSGLSAENISSVGDLYRLTQYIAKERNFIFEITAKKKLPSAYVGGEFAGLVNFNEVKDMDSFIGGKVGETLAAGQTSISLHKIKFQGEERTLVVIILGSDGRTEDIEALLAQVRYRFDR; this comes from the coding sequence ATGTCAGAAAAATCTGGACCGACCGTACAACTATTTTCATATGAAGACGATAAACCGCGAGAAGGTCGCGGTATGTTGATTCCGCGCAAAGGAGAGAAACCGCCGCAAATGTCTTTCTTGCCAGCAAGCGCACAGTCTGAACCTAGTCGATTATTGCCAAAAGTTGTGACCACTATCGTAGCAGCGATCGCATTTATGGTGCTTGGTACGACTGGCTATGGGTTGGTTGCGCAATCAAATCTTGCCGCCGCACCAACGGTTACGATCGTAGATCCGTATACCAAGAGCGTGACCGATCTTGAGTATGGTCCACAGGTAGCACTTGCCTCAAACAGTTTCTTTATTGATACGCGTGATGCGTTCATTGAGGAAGAGATGACCTTTATAGAGGTGGACATGACGCAAGAACAAGTACGGTATTTCCGCAAAGGAATCTTGCTGCAGAGTGCTGAGATATTTAAAGTGGGTGACGGTGACTCATGGTGGAATACACCTTCTGGTCTCTACAAGGTAGAGAAGAAAGAGGAATCCGTCTTCAGTAATATTGGCCAAGTGAATCTGCCGTGGCAGCTGACCTTCCAAGGCAACTTTATGATCCATGGTTGGCCAAGCTATCCTGATGGGGTTTTGGTCGATGATGATACGACAGTAGGGGGAATTCGGTTGAGTGACCAGTCTGCTGAGATGCTCTACAAGAATGCACAGATCGGCACGCCCGTCTTGGTGCATGCGGTGGAAGCTGAAGAGGTTGATGATTTTGTATACGCACCACAGATGCCGGAAGTTGATATCCCACATTACTTTGTCGCCGACCTTGATAACAACACGATCCTGGCAGCGTCAGATCTCGACGCTGAAGCTCCGATCGCTTCACTTACTAAGCTCATGACTGCAGTCGTCGCGGCAGAGAATATCGATCTCGATAGTCGTGTGCGTGTGACGTCACCAACTTTCGTTACCTCACTGATCCCACGACTGGCTGAACGAAGTACTGTTTCTATGTACAGCTTGATGCAGCTACTGTTGGTCGAGTCTTCAAATGAAGCAGCAGAGACCATTGCTGGTGAGCTTGGTCGCGACAAGTTCATTGAAGCTATGAATGCAAAGGCACGCCAGCTCGGCATGATGCATACGCGTTTTGCTGATCCATCGGGACTCAGTGCTGAAAACATTTCTTCGGTTGGCGACCTCTATCGACTCACTCAGTATATTGCAAAAGAGCGCAACTTTATCTTTGAGATCACGGCTAAGAAGAAGTTGCCTAGTGCGTATGTTGGTGGTGAGTTTGCTGGCCTGGTGAACTTCAATGAGGTCAAGGATATGGACAGCTTTATTGGTGGGAAGGTAGGTGAGACCTTAGCAGCCGGACAGACATCTATCTCGCTCCACAAGATCAAGTTCCAAGGTGAAGAACGCACGCTGGTTGTGATCATACTCGGGTCTGATGGACGGACTGAAGACATCGAAGCCCTCTTGGCACAGGTGCGATATCGCTTTGATCGCTAG